ATGGAGCGGGTCGCCGCCTTCCTGATCGAAATGGACAAGCGGCTCACCACCGCAGGCATTCTGGCGCTGCCCATGACTCGGCGCGACATAGCAGACTATCTCGGCCTGACGATCGAGACCGTCTCGCGATCGCTGTCGCATCTGCGCGAGCTCGGCATCCTTCGTTTCATCGACAATAGCCAGCGCCACATTGTTCTCGTGGACAGGCAGCAACTCGCCGGGCTCGACCGCCAGAACTGACTCTGGCTGCAACAGGCATCCCTGCTCGTTGCGACCTCCAATGAAAAAGGCCCCGGTCGATGCCGGGGCCTGAGTTCACTGGGAAGACATCAGATCAATAGCGCGCCGCGACCGGCGCACCGAAACCGCCGAAGCGGTAGTTCAACCGAAGCGTGACCATGTCCACATCCTGCGTGACCCCGCTGCCAGTCAGGGTGAACCCGCCGGGCGTCACGACCCCCGCGAAGGTGGTGTTGTCACGTCCCATCCAGAGATGGTCGTACTCGACGCCGACCGACCAGTTCGGCGAGAATCCATATTCCCAACCGACACCCAGCGCGCCGCCCCAGCGCGTGTGGCCTGCCGAGGCGAGGCCGACGCCGGTGACATTGTTGAAGATGTCAAAGCGATTGCGCGTCACGGCGGCGCCGCCCTTCACGTAGAGCAGCGAGGCGTTCCATGCCCAGCCGAGTTGGGCCGTGAACAGCCCGATGGCGTCGATCTTGCCCGTGGTCGAGATCAACGGATCGATCAGGCTGACGCGCGTGTTCTTGATCTCGGCCCAATCGCCCTGGGCTTCCAGGCCGAGCACAAACTGATTGGTTTGCCAGCGATACCCGATCTGCCCGCCGGCGAGGCCGCCGGAGCGATCGGCGCAACCGCTTCCGACGGCGCCCGCGGGCGTTATGAAATCCGCGCAACCGTGACTCTGTCCCCAGCCTCCGTTGGCGCCGATGTAGAACCCGGTCCAGTTGTAAACCGCCACCACCGGCGCGGGCGGCGGCGCCTTGACGGCCATATCGGCCGCCAAGGCCGGAGCCGACATGCTCAGCGCCGCGAAACCGATCGCCGCGATCGAAAGTTTTTTCATCGTTTCGTCCCCTTTGCTCAAGTTTCTTACGTCCGACGCAAGGCCCTTATGCAGGCTGGCGTGCATAAAAGTCTGCGAACAGCCTGAAGTTTACGCGCGGGGGGAGTGTTGACCCGTAACAAAATGGCAACACCTAAGCGCCATCGCTATGCATGCAAAAGTGCTTAGTCGGTGTCCGAAGTGCCGCTCGTCGCGGCGCCATCCTGTTCGTCGGCGAGCCACGCATTGATGCCGGAGGACGGGATCAATCGCCTTGGAAGGTGCGGGTTGATCGTGCCTGCAAAGACGGCGCATCCCGCATCGCGCTTTTCGCGCGCGAAGAGTTTGGCCTCCTGCTCTGTCGGAAAAGTCCTTGTCTCGCGAG
The genomic region above belongs to Bradyrhizobium arachidis and contains:
- a CDS encoding outer membrane beta-barrel protein yields the protein MKKLSIAAIGFAALSMSAPALAADMAVKAPPPAPVVAVYNWTGFYIGANGGWGQSHGCADFITPAGAVGSGCADRSGGLAGGQIGYRWQTNQFVLGLEAQGDWAEIKNTRVSLIDPLISTTGKIDAIGLFTAQLGWAWNASLLYVKGGAAVTRNRFDIFNNVTGVGLASAGHTRWGGALGVGWEYGFSPNWSVGVEYDHLWMGRDNTTFAGVVTPGGFTLTGSGVTQDVDMVTLRLNYRFGGFGAPVAARY